The genomic window TCAGTCGTAACTTCTGGTGGGGAAGATATCGCAGATGCCATCATCATCCTAGCCGTGGTTATCATCAATGCTGCCTTCGGTGTTTACCAAGAAGGAAAAGCAGAAGAAGCCATCGAAGCCCTCAAATCTATGTCCAGTCCAGCTGCTCGCGTTGTTCGTGATGGACACATGGCAGAGATTGATTCCAAAGAATTGGTACCAGGAGATATCGTTTCCCTTGAAGCTGGTGATGTAGTACCAGCAGACCTACGTTTGCTAGAAGCTAATTCTCTTAAAATCGAAGAAGCAGCCTTGACAGGTGAGTCTGTGCCAGTTGAAAAAGACTTGTCAGTCGAGCTTGCTGCAGACGCTGGTATTGGTGACCGTGTCAATATGGCCTTCCAAAACTCAAACGTGACCTACGGTCGTGGTCTTGGTGTTGTTGTCAATACAGGTATGTACACTGAAGTGGGTCATATCGCTGGCATGCTCCAAGATGCGGATGAGACAGACACACCACTCAAACAAAACTTGAACAACCTTTCTAAGATCTTGACCTATGCAATTTTGGTCATTGCCCTTGTTACTTTTGTAGTTGGAGTCTTCATTCAAGGCAAAGATCCACTTGGTGAGTTGATGACCTCTGTTGCGCTTGCTGTTGCAGCCATTCCCGAAGGGCTTCCTGCTATTGTAACCATCGTTCTTGCCCTCGGTACTCAAGTTTTGGCTAAACGAAACTCTATCGTTCGTAAGTTGCCAGCAGTTGAAACGCTTGGTTCAACAGAAATCATCGCTTCTGATAAGACTGGTACGCTTACCATGAACAAGATGACAGTCGAAAAAGTCTTCTACGATGCGGTTCTACATGACTCAGCTGATGACATTGAACTTGGCTTGGACATGCCGCTTCTTCGTTCAGTTGTTTTGGCCAATGATACTAAAATTGATGTGGAAGGCAACCTGATTGGTGACCCAACCGAAACAGCCTTCATCCAGTATGCCTTGGATAAGGGCTATGATGTTAAAGGGTTCTTAGAGAAATATCCTCGTGTAGCTGAATTGCCGTTTGACTCAGATCGTAAACTCATGTCAACGGTTCACCCATTGCCAGATGGTACATTCCTTGTAGCGGTTAAGGGAGCTCCAGACCAACTTTTGAAACGTTGTGTTGCTCGTGATAAGGCTGGAGATGTTGCTCCGATTGATGAGAAAGTCACTGAATTAATCCATACAAACAACTCGGAAATGGCTCACCAAGCCTTGCGTGTCCTTGCAGGTGCTTATAAGATTATCGATAGTATTCCAGAAAATCTTACTTCTGAAGAGCTTGAAAACAACTTGATCTTTACTGGTTTGATTGGGATGATTGACCCTGAACGTGCCGAAGCGGCAGAAGCGGTTCGTGTGGCTAAGGAAGCGGGAATCCGTCCAATCATGATTACAGGTGACCACCAAGATACAGCAGAAGCTATTGCTAAACGTTTGGGAATCATCGATGAAAATGACTCAGAGGACCATGTCTTGACTGGTGCTGAGCTCAACGAACTTTCTGATGAAGAATTTGAAAAAGTCGTTGGTCAATACTCTGTTTACGCACGTGTATCTCCAGAACATAAAGTTCGTATCGTGAAAGCTTGGCAAAACCAAGGTAAGGTTGTTGCCATGACAGGTGACGGTGTTAATGATGCGCCAGCTCTGAAAACAGCCGACATCGGTATCGGTATGGGAATCACTGGTACTGAGGTTTCTAAGGGTGCATCTGACATGATTCTTGCAGATGATAACTTTGCGACTATCATCGTCGCAGTTGAAGAAGGACGTAAGGTCTTCTCAAATATTCAAAAGACCATTCAGTACCTACTTTCTGCCAATACGGCTGAAGTATTAACCATCTTCCTATCAACCTTGTTTGGTTGGGATGTCTTGCAGCCAGTTCATCTCTTGTGGATCAACTTGGTAACCGATACCTTCCCAGCTATCGCTCTTGGTGTTGAACCAGCTGAGCCAGGTGTTATGACCCACAAACCACGTGGACGCAAATCAAGCTTCTTCTCAGGTGGGGTCATGAGTTCTATTATCTATCAAGGTGTACTCCAAGGGGCACTCGTCTTGACTGTTTATGGTCTTGCTCTTGCCTATCCAGTTCATGTAGGAGACAACCAAGCCATTCACGCAGATGCCCTTACAATGGCCTTTGCAACACTCGGTTTGATTCAGCTCTTCCATGCCTACAACGTTAAGTCTGTTTACCAATCCATCTTGACAGTTGGACCATTCAAGTCTAAGACCTTCAACTGGTCTATCTTGGTATCCTTCATTCTTCTTATGGCAACGATCGTTGTAGAACCACTTGAAGGTATCTTCCACGTAACCAAACTAGACCTATCGCAATGGGCTATTGTTCTAGCTGGAAGCTTCTCAATGATACTTATCGTCGAAATCGTCAAGTTTGTTCAACGTAAACTTGGTCTTGATAAGAATGCGATTTAAAAAGAAAGTCATCTTCGGATGGCTTTTTTTGCATTTGAGGGAAAGAGTTAGTGGTTACCCCCTTTTGTGCTATAATAAAGTAAAGATGTAAGGAGCGTAAGAGAATGGAAAAGAGAATTGTCCGAGATGTCTTATTCTTGTCTCAGGTTTCGAAACCTGCAAGTCAGGAAGACCTTTATCTGGCTAAGGATTTGCAGGATACCCTGCTGGCTAATCGCGAGACATGTGTCGGTCTGGCGGCTAATATGATTGGGGAGCAGAAGCGCGTGATTATCTTTAATCTTGGCCTAGTTCCCATGGTTATGTTTAATCCCATTCTTCTTTCCTATAAAGGACCTTATGAGACAGAGGAAGGTTGTTTGTCTTTGACTGGGGTTCGAACGACGACTCGTTATGAAACGATTACGGTTTCCTATCGTGATAGTAAGTGGCAGGAGCAGACCATTACGTTAACAGGTTTTCCAGCTCAGATCTGCCAACATGAACTGGATCATTTGGAAGGACGAATTATTTAGGAGGAATTCAGATGAAACGCATACTATTTGAACTTGTTTTTATCGCAACGACTTGGTATATCTTTTTACCACCCTTCAATCTGACTAGTTGGGAATTCATCTTCTTTCTCTGTGGGCATCTGGTGGTGATGGGGATTTTGTTTAGTTTCCGCAAGGATACCAATCTCCTCAAAACTGTTCATGTTCGTCATGGCAAGGTTGCCAACGAACTCAACCTAGAAGGGCTTCATTTTAATAAACTAGGTGGAGGATTGTTTCTGACTGCAGGTATCATTTTTGCCCTTGCTGGTCTGGTTGGCTTAGTGACCTCTAGCTTTTTCCAAGCAAAAAATTATGCTAATGTGGTGTCTATCACAGAAAAAGACTTTAAAGATTTTCCTAAGAGTGATACCAGTAAGGTTCCAATCCTAGATCGGAGCACTGCAGAAAAGATTGGAGACCGTTATCTAGGCTCTCTGACGGATAAGGTCTCCCAGTACGTAGCAGCAGATACTTATACCCAGCTGACAGTTGATGGCAAACCCTATCGGGTGACTCCTTTGGAGTATGCCGACCCGATCAAATGGTTTAATAATCAGTCCAAAGGAATTGGCGAGTATATCAAGGTTGATATGGTGACAGGAAATGCGGAATTGGTGGATTTAAAAACGCCAATGAAGTATTCAGACTCTGAGTATTTTAATCGTGATGTCAAACGTCATCTTCGGATCAAGTACCCAACCAAGATTTTTAAAACGCCCTCCTTTGAGGTGGATGATGAAGGCAATCCCTTCTATGTAGCAACCGTTTATCAAAAGCAGTTTGGTCTAGGAGTCCCGCGTCCTTCATCTGTTATTATCTTAGATGCCACCAATGGAGAAACCAAGGAATACAGCTTGGATGAAGTACCAGAATGGGTGGATCGTGTCTATCCAGCTGAAGAAACCATCGAGCAAATCAACTACAACGGCAAGTATAAAGACGGCTTCTGGAATGCCTTGATTTCTAAGAAAAATGTTACTCAAACGACCGAGGGCTATAACTATCTTTCTATCGGAAATGACATTTATCTCTATACGGGGGTGACTTCAGCCAACGCTGACGAAAGTAATCTAGGATTTATCCTTGAAAATATGCGCACTGGTGAAATCACCAAGTACAATCTAGCTTCAGCAACCGAAGAATCAGCCCGTGCTTCCGCAGAAGGAGCAGTGCAAGAGAAGGCCTACAAGGCTACCTTCCCTATCCTTGTTAATCTCAATGACAAGCCTCTTTATATCATGGGCTTGAAGGACAATGCAGGCTTGGTCAAGGAGTATGCATTGGTCGATGCCGTGGAGTACCAAAACGTCATCGTAGCAACTACGGTAGATGAACTCCTCAGCAAGTATGCCAATAAAAACGACTTCGACCTGGATAATGAAACGGTAGAAAGTATCAAGGGAGTGGTTTCAGACCTTAAATCAGCTGTTATCAAGGGGGATACCGTCTATTTCTTTAAAGTTGATGGAAAGATTTATAAGGTCAAGGCTTCCGTGTCAGACGACCTTCCTTACCTTGAAAATGGCCAATCCTTCGAAGGTCAAGTTGGAAAAGATAATTACCTCAAGACCTTCAAAGTGAAGTAAGCAAAGAAACCTCGGTATAAACCGAGGTTTTTCAGATGAAATTCTTGGTCGTGATTGAAAAATATGCTACACTAACAATATGAAAATTTTAATCCCAACAGCCAAAGAAATGAACACCGAAATCCCTAGTTTAGATGCGTATCCATTGCGTCCTGAAAGTCAGGCAGTCCTTGACTCACTGGCGCACTACTCAGCTAGTGAATTAGAGACTTTTTATAAGGTATCTGCCGAGAAAGCAGAAGAAGAGTACGCTCATATTCAAGCCTTAAAAGATCAGAGGGCTAAGAATTATCCAGCCTTGAAACTCTTTGACGGTCTCATGTATCGCTACATCAAACGAGATGGGTTAACCGAGGCTGAACAAACCTATCTTGAAGATCATGTTTTAATTACATCAGCTTTGTATGGCGTAGTTCCAGCCCTATCTCCCATGGCTCCTCACCGTTTGGACTTTTTGATGAAATTAAAAGTAGCTGGTAAAACCCTAAAGACTCATTGGAAGTCAGCCTACGATGAGGCGCTACAGGATGAGGACTTGATATTTTCTCTTTTGTCATCAGAGTTTGAAACAGTATTTTCGAAGGAAATCAGAGAAAAGATGGTGACCTTCAAATTTATGGAGGACAAGGTAGGTCAGTTGAAAATCCACTCAACTATTTCAAAGAAAGCGCGTGGGGCCTTTTTGACAGCCTTGATAGAAGGGCAAGTCCAAACGGTTGACCAAGCTCGTAAGCTCAGCTTTGCCGAT from Streptococcus oralis includes these protein-coding regions:
- the yaaA gene encoding peroxide stress protein YaaA; its protein translation is MKILIPTAKEMNTEIPSLDAYPLRPESQAVLDSLAHYSASELETFYKVSAEKAEEEYAHIQALKDQRAKNYPALKLFDGLMYRYIKRDGLTEAEQTYLEDHVLITSALYGVVPALSPMAPHRLDFLMKLKVAGKTLKTHWKSAYDEALQDEDLIFSLLSSEFETVFSKEIREKMVTFKFMEDKVGQLKIHSTISKKARGAFLTALIEGQVQTVDQARKLSFADFDYRPDLSSDSELVFVKQA
- a CDS encoding peptide deformylase, encoding MEKRIVRDVLFLSQVSKPASQEDLYLAKDLQDTLLANRETCVGLAANMIGEQKRVIIFNLGLVPMVMFNPILLSYKGPYETEEGCLSLTGVRTTTRYETITVSYRDSKWQEQTITLTGFPAQICQHELDHLEGRII
- a CDS encoding cation-translocating P-type ATPase, with protein sequence MSKEQKRQAFYTQSPEEVLKSVEATEQGLSSSEAQKRLAEYGRNELEEGEKKSLLVKFIEQFKDLMIIILIAAAILSVVTSGGEDIADAIIILAVVIINAAFGVYQEGKAEEAIEALKSMSSPAARVVRDGHMAEIDSKELVPGDIVSLEAGDVVPADLRLLEANSLKIEEAALTGESVPVEKDLSVELAADAGIGDRVNMAFQNSNVTYGRGLGVVVNTGMYTEVGHIAGMLQDADETDTPLKQNLNNLSKILTYAILVIALVTFVVGVFIQGKDPLGELMTSVALAVAAIPEGLPAIVTIVLALGTQVLAKRNSIVRKLPAVETLGSTEIIASDKTGTLTMNKMTVEKVFYDAVLHDSADDIELGLDMPLLRSVVLANDTKIDVEGNLIGDPTETAFIQYALDKGYDVKGFLEKYPRVAELPFDSDRKLMSTVHPLPDGTFLVAVKGAPDQLLKRCVARDKAGDVAPIDEKVTELIHTNNSEMAHQALRVLAGAYKIIDSIPENLTSEELENNLIFTGLIGMIDPERAEAAEAVRVAKEAGIRPIMITGDHQDTAEAIAKRLGIIDENDSEDHVLTGAELNELSDEEFEKVVGQYSVYARVSPEHKVRIVKAWQNQGKVVAMTGDGVNDAPALKTADIGIGMGITGTEVSKGASDMILADDNFATIIVAVEEGRKVFSNIQKTIQYLLSANTAEVLTIFLSTLFGWDVLQPVHLLWINLVTDTFPAIALGVEPAEPGVMTHKPRGRKSSFFSGGVMSSIIYQGVLQGALVLTVYGLALAYPVHVGDNQAIHADALTMAFATLGLIQLFHAYNVKSVYQSILTVGPFKSKTFNWSILVSFILLMATIVVEPLEGIFHVTKLDLSQWAIVLAGSFSMILIVEIVKFVQRKLGLDKNAI